One part of the Eucalyptus grandis isolate ANBG69807.140 chromosome 10, ASM1654582v1, whole genome shotgun sequence genome encodes these proteins:
- the LOC104422577 gene encoding paired amphipathic helix protein Sin3-like 2 — protein MEGDAEGRVFFTPEESMAISYVLEVKQALRDQQEKYDMFIQSFVDHQTRINTAELIERVKEIFEGHDELIRGFNAFLPEESRIAVDEPLVREQPVTYKETVGFVLKIKECFRNQEHVFLAFYHILSRYLHGEDIGVTYSEVARLFADHPDLVEEFKRYLPDNFGFEEELSSMTALTSCRLQMDCYSEDEVTQDCANLDHSEDMMKKVPKDNRDATGSDMN, from the exons ATGGAGGGAGATGCCGAAGGTAGGGTGTTTTTTACACCAGAGGAGTCCATGGCTATTTCATACGTCTTGGAGGTGAAGCAGGCGCTCCGGGACCAACAGGAAAAGTACGACATGTTCATACAGAGCTTCGTAGATCACCAGACTAG AATCAATACAGCAGAACTTATCGAAAGAGTGAAGGAAATATTCGAAGGGCATGACGAATTGATCCGTGGGTTCAACGCTTTCTTGCCGGAGGAATCCAGAATAGCGGTGGACGAACCGCTGGTGAGGGAGCAGCCTGTCACTTACAAAGAAACCGTCGGTTTCGTCCTCAAGATCAAG GAATGTTTTCGGAACCAAGAACATGTTTTTTTAGCGTTTTATCACATTCTCAGTAGGTACCTGCACGGGGAGGACATCGGCGTGACCTACAGTGAG GTTGCTCGCCTTTTTGCCGACCATCCGGACTTAGTCGAGGAATTCAAGAGGTACTTGCCCGACAACTTTGGTTTCGAGGAGGAGCTCAGCTCTATGACCGCACTGACCTCATGCCGATTGCAAATG GACTGTTATTCTGAGGATGAAGTTACACAAGACTGCGCCAATTTGGACCACAGTGAGGACATGATGAAGAAGGTGCCAAAGGACAATCGGGATGCAACTGGATCTGATATGAATTGA